The genomic region ACCATCGTCCGCACCGCCGCGCTCGCGGCGCCGCTGGCCTTCGCCGCCGGCTGCGCCCGCACGCTCCCGCAGCCCGTCCCCACGATGCCGCGGAGCGAGGCGGCTCCCGTCCTGACACGCCCAAACCCCGCGGCGCCGGCGGACATGGTGCTGGTCAACGGCAAGATCTTCGTGGGCGACAGCGCGGGGACGATCGTGGAGGCGATGGCCGTGCGGGGCGGCCGCGTTGTGTACGCCGGCCCGCGGGTGGGGGTCGATTCGCTGGTGGGCCTGAACACGGCGCAGCACAACCTCGAAGGCCGCCTGGTGACGCCCGGCTTCAACGACGCGCACATCCACTTCGCCGCGGGCGGGGCGTCGCTGCTGGCGGTGGACCTCGGTGGCACGCGGTCGCTGGCCGAGATCGAGCGCCGAGTGGCCGCCGCAGCCGCCCGCGCGCAGCCCGGCGAGTGGATCACGGGTCGCGGATGGGACCACACGCGCCTCCCCGCCAGCGAGCTCGGCCCGGGCGGCTGGCCGACCAACGAGATCCTGAACCGCGCCGCCCCCCGCAACCCCGTGCTCCTCTCGCGCGTGGACGGGCACACCTCGTGGGCGAACCGCGAGGCGCTGCGCATCGCGGGGGTCACGCGCGCCACCCGCGCCCCCGCCGGAGGCGAGATCGTGCGCACCCCCGCGGGCGAGCCGACCGGCATCCTCAAGGAGTCCGCCGAGGGGCTGGTGGGGCGCGTCGTCCCCGATCCCACCCCGGCGCAGGTGAGGCGCGGCATCCGCGCGGCGCTGGAGATGGCGGCCCGCACCGGCGTCACCAGCGTTCAGAGCGACGTCTCCCCCGCCGACGTGGAGGTGTACCGCGCCCTCGCCGCCGCCGACTCGCTGACGGTGCGCGTCTACGGCTGGCTGCCGCTCACCGAGCGCACCATCCGCGAGCTGCAGGCGCGCGGCGTCACCGCCCCCACCGGCGACGAGTGGGTGCGGCTGGGGATGGTGAAGGGGTACACGGACGGCACGCTCGGCTCGCGCACGGCGGCCATGCTGGAGCCCTTCGCGGACGACCATTCCACCCGCGGACTTCCACAGTACACGCAGGCGCAGCTCGACTCGCTGGTCGGCATGGCGGACCGCGCGGGGCTCCAGGTGATCCTGCACGCCATCGGCGACGCGGCAAACCGGCAGGCGCTGGACGCGTTCGAGCGCGTGATCCGGGTCAACCCCGCCCACCCGCGCCGCCACCGCATCGAGCACGCGCAGGTGCTGGACCGGCGCGACATCCCGCGCTTCCGGCAGCTCGGCGTGATCGCGTCCATGCAGCCCACGCACGCCACCAGCGACATGCGCTGGGCCGAGACGCGCATCGGCCACGAGCGCGCGGCGGAGGGCGCCTACGCCTGGCGCACGCTCCTCGACTCGGGCGCGGTGGTCATCTTTGGAACCGACTTCGCCGTGGAGCCGATGGCGCCGGTGGAGGGCATCTACTCCGCCGTCACGCGCCAGAGCCGCGAGGAGCCGGGGGTGCCGCCGGGCGGCTGGCTCCCCGAGCAGCGCCTGACCCGCGCCGAGGCGATCCGCCTCTACACCGCCGCGTCCGCGTACGGCGAGTGGGAAGAGGCGCGCAAAGGCACGCTGCGCCCGGGCATGTTCGCCGACTTCGTCGTCTGGTCCGCCGACCTGCTGACCATCCCCGAGGCGGAGATCCTCAAGGCCGAGCCCACGATGACGGTGGTGGGCGGCCGCACCGTCTTCCGGCGCCCGTGAAGAAGCCGGCGGAGAAGACGCCCGCGCCCCGGAAGCGCGGCACCACTGACCACGGCGACCTCGGGCTCGTCCTGACCGGCGGGGGCGCGCGCGGTGCGTACCAGGTGGGCTTCCTCCGCTACCTGGCGAAGGCGTATCCGGAGCTGCACATCCCTATCCTGACGGGGGTGTCCGCGGGCGCCATCAACGTCGCCCTGCTGGCTCAGCACCACGGCACCTTTCTCCAGGCCGCCGACGAGCTCGCCGCGCTCTGGGGCGAGCTGACGCCCGAGCGAATCTTCCACGTGGACACCGGCGCCCTCCTCGGCAACATGGGGCGCTGGGGGATGCGGTTCGCGCGGGCGTCACGCGGCGAGTCGCGGGTGCGCGGCGTGGTGGACACGGAGCCGCTGCGCTCCTTCCTCGAAGAAGCGCTCTGCCCCGTGAACGGCGAGCTGACCGGCATCGACTACAACCTGCACCGCGGCACGCTGCGGGCGGCGGCCATCGGCACCACCAGCTACACGACGGGCCAGTCGGTGATCTGGCTGCAGGGGCGCGCCATCGAGACGTGGGAGCGGCCGCAGCGGCGCAGCGTCAATACGAGGCTACGGGTGGAGCACGTGATGGCTTCCGCCGCGCTCCCCCTCTTCTTCCCCGCGGTCCAGATTGGCGACCACTGGTACGGCGACGGCAACGTGCGGCTGACGGCCCCGCTCTCCCCCGCGCTGCACCTGGGTGCGCACAAGATCATCGCGGTTTCCACGCGCTACGGCCGCAACTTCGACGAGGCGGCCAAGCCCCAGGTGCACGGCTATCCGCCGCCCGCGCAGGTGATGGGCGTCCTCTTCGACGCCGTCTTCCTGGACCTGATCGACCAGGACGCGCTGCGCATGCAGAAGATGAACGAGGTCCTCAACCGCGTCCCCAAGACGCGGCGCGACGGGATGCGCGTCGTCGACCTGCTGGTGGTGCGCCCCTCGCGCGACCTGGCCCGCATCGCCGCCGAGTACGAGCCGCGCCTCCCGCGCCCCATCCGCCTCCTCACCCGTGGCCTCGGCACGCGCGAGACCGCCGCCCCGGACGTCCTCAGCATGCTGATGTTCCAGGACGACTACGTGAAGCGCCTCATCGCCCTCGGCGAGGAAGACGCCGAGCGCCGCTCCAAGGAGATCGACCGTTTCATGCGCGGCAGCGGGGACTGAAACGGCGCGTCACACAGAGGGCACAGAGAGAGAACCGTAAGGCGCGAAGAAGCATTTCTCCGCGCCTCCGCGTCTCCCGGTGAGCCATGGTTTGCGATCAGGCGATGACCGTCTGCCCCGCGAGGTAGTTGCGCAGCATGACGTCGGTGCCGAGCGCCATGTGCTGGAACGGGACCTCGGCGGGCGCGAACGCGTGGATCTCGCTGATCTCAAGCGGGTCGCTGATGCTGGCCGTCCCGCGCACCTCCGCCGCCACGAGGATCGTCACCGAGTGCCCTCGCGGATCGCGCCCCGGTGCCGAGTAGACGCCGACGAGCCGCCCCATCCGCGCCACCTCCATCCCGGTCTCCTCCTCCAGCTCGCGGCGGGCGGCCTCCTCCACCGTCTCGCCCCAGTCGAGCAGCCCACCCGGCAGCACCCAGCGATCCGAGTCCACCCTGCGCGCCAGCACGATGCGCCCATCCTCGCGCACGGGCACCACGGTCACGCTCACGAGCGGGTGCCGCAGCACGAGACGCATCGCAGTCCGCAGGTGCCGCCAGAGCTGCCCGCCCTTTCGCGACCGCGCCCGCCGGTCTTTCAATCGCACGCCCATGGAGTCTCGCTAGAACGATTTCGCCCGTGGCCACCGCTCGCCGAGACGCGAGTCGCGGGCCGCAAACCTGGCGACGACGAAACGAGCCCGACACCGCATCCGGTGTCGGGCTCGTCGCTTCCTGCCGCCGGGCCTCAGGGAGGCGTCGGGGCGGGCGCCTGAGTTCCCGGAGCGGCGCCGCCGCCGGCGGGGCTCCCGGTCACCGTGTCAGGGTTGTGATGGAGCAGCTCGGTGTCGGCGGTGCCCTGGGCGTTCACCGCCCCGCCCTCACCGTTCGAAGGCGGCTGGCTCCCCGCCGCCGCGCCGCCGCCGGCCGGGCTGCCGGTCGCCGGATCGGGGTTGTGCTGGAGGGTCTCCGTGTCCGCTGTCCCCTTCTCGTCCACCCCGCCTCCGTCGCCGCACGCCAGCGCACCCGTCACCGCGGCGACCGCCGCCACGAGAACCACCGATCTCCTCCACATAGCCAACCCCCTGTCTCGAGGAATCGCGGCACACCGCCCTCCCACGGGCGCGGAACCCATCCATTCCGCCGCTCGTGACCAGCCCAACGCAACCACCCTGCCACCATCGGAGCAGCGTGGTCCCCCGTGGCGCGTCCAGCACAACGAGGATGACGAGCAACGCTTCGTGACGAGCTAACGACCCGCAGAAGAGCGCTCCCGCCCGCATCGCGCCACGGCCCTAACCTGCTTTCCCCCAAGCACTTCGACCAAGTTGACAAACGCCATCTCGGCAGGCAAGTTGGCGGCGACGTGCATCCCAGAGCTGTCGCCGGTGGACGCGCAAGCGGTGCCAACGAAGTCCCAGGGCTATCGGACGATCGGAGGAGTTGCCTATGCAGCAGGAGAAGCGGGAGCGACTGGAGAGCGCGGGCTGGCGCGTAGGAACGGTGCAGGAGTTCCTGAACCTCTCCGACGATGAGGTGGTGCTCGTGGAGCGGAAACTCAGCGTTCACAACGCGCTGAAGGCCGTCGAAACGCGCGGGGCCTCACGCGGGCCGAACTAGCCAGGCGTCAGGGGTCGAGCCAGTCGCGAATCACGAAGATGGACGACGGCGACCCGTTGCAAGAACACACATGCGCCGCTGACGAGCCGCGCCCGCCGTTGGAATTCCCCGGCGGTGGTGCCACCCGGAGGTCGGGCAGACACACAGGTCTGCCCCTACGGGTATCGGTCCCGGCGAGACGATGGTCGAGGTATGGAAAGGGCGGGCGCGATAAATCGCGCCCCTACGGAATGGGTGCGAGTTGGCGGGCGACGGTGCGGCATCGGCCACGGGCGCGATAAATCGCGCCCCTACCGGATCTGTGCGGCGCGCGCGGAGTTCTCCCCCTCTCCCGCCCTGCGCCCCCGTAGGCGGGGGAGGGGGCCGGGGGGAGGGGGCCCTCCGCCCTACCCCTCCACCTCCCGCACGTTGTCCTCGATCCCCCGGTCGATCAGCTTGTGGAGCGGGTCGATGCCGGCGCGCTCCGGCATCTCCTTCACGATCACGCGCACCGTCTGCACGCCGGAGCGGATGCGGTGCTTGGCGAGGTAGAGCGGCACCTCCCTGCCGGCGCCGAAGACGCCGATCTCGATGCGGTCATCCAGCGGCACCTCCGTCTCGTTGCCGAGCGAATCGGCGCGCACCTTTCGCGCGCGGACGCGGACGTCCACCTGGTAGCGGCCGTCGGGGAGGCGGCGGGAGGTGGCGCGCTCCGCAGCGTTGTCGTACAGCGTGACGCGCTGGAAGAGGTCGTCGATCAGGTAGCCGAGCGAGTCCGGGGTGGCGGCGCGCAGGTGCATCAGAAGGTCGCGCGAGGTGGGGTACGGGGGGCCGCGGAACTTCCACTCGTCCAGGAAGTTCTTGAGCGCGGCGTTCACCCGCGCCTCGCCGATGTAGTCGCGCAGGGCGTACATCGCCAGCGCGCCCTTGTTGTAGTGGATGTACTGCTGGTTCTCGACGAGGGACAGCGGCATCTCGGCGCGTCCCTCGCTGCCGCGGCCGCGGAGGTACTGGTCCA from Longimicrobium sp. harbors:
- a CDS encoding amidohydrolase, which produces MTRTIVRTAALAAPLAFAAGCARTLPQPVPTMPRSEAAPVLTRPNPAAPADMVLVNGKIFVGDSAGTIVEAMAVRGGRVVYAGPRVGVDSLVGLNTAQHNLEGRLVTPGFNDAHIHFAAGGASLLAVDLGGTRSLAEIERRVAAAAARAQPGEWITGRGWDHTRLPASELGPGGWPTNEILNRAAPRNPVLLSRVDGHTSWANREALRIAGVTRATRAPAGGEIVRTPAGEPTGILKESAEGLVGRVVPDPTPAQVRRGIRAALEMAARTGVTSVQSDVSPADVEVYRALAAADSLTVRVYGWLPLTERTIRELQARGVTAPTGDEWVRLGMVKGYTDGTLGSRTAAMLEPFADDHSTRGLPQYTQAQLDSLVGMADRAGLQVILHAIGDAANRQALDAFERVIRVNPAHPRRHRIEHAQVLDRRDIPRFRQLGVIASMQPTHATSDMRWAETRIGHERAAEGAYAWRTLLDSGAVVIFGTDFAVEPMAPVEGIYSAVTRQSREEPGVPPGGWLPEQRLTRAEAIRLYTAASAYGEWEEARKGTLRPGMFADFVVWSADLLTIPEAEILKAEPTMTVVGGRTVFRRP
- a CDS encoding patatin-like phospholipase family protein — translated: MKKPAEKTPAPRKRGTTDHGDLGLVLTGGGARGAYQVGFLRYLAKAYPELHIPILTGVSAGAINVALLAQHHGTFLQAADELAALWGELTPERIFHVDTGALLGNMGRWGMRFARASRGESRVRGVVDTEPLRSFLEEALCPVNGELTGIDYNLHRGTLRAAAIGTTSYTTGQSVIWLQGRAIETWERPQRRSVNTRLRVEHVMASAALPLFFPAVQIGDHWYGDGNVRLTAPLSPALHLGAHKIIAVSTRYGRNFDEAAKPQVHGYPPPAQVMGVLFDAVFLDLIDQDALRMQKMNEVLNRVPKTRRDGMRVVDLLVVRPSRDLARIAAEYEPRLPRPIRLLTRGLGTRETAAPDVLSMLMFQDDYVKRLIALGEEDAERRSKEIDRFMRGSGD
- a CDS encoding NUDIX domain-containing protein, which produces MRLVLRHPLVSVTVVPVREDGRIVLARRVDSDRWVLPGGLLDWGETVEEAARRELEEETGMEVARMGRLVGVYSAPGRDPRGHSVTILVAAEVRGTASISDPLEISEIHAFAPAEVPFQHMALGTDVMLRNYLAGQTVIA